One window of Papaver somniferum cultivar HN1 chromosome 9, ASM357369v1, whole genome shotgun sequence genomic DNA carries:
- the LOC113310873 gene encoding splicing factor 3B subunit 1-like gives MDPEIAKTQEERKKMEKQIASLSTVTFDTEFYDSTGNRYEGYVSSIAVNEEEETVDPSLSDVPRRLASYTAPQSLMKDIAGSAEEHNNNNSLGPRKIIDREDEYRRRRLNQVLSPDRVDAFALGDETPDPSVRTYAEIMREQSLKRETEETLREIGKKKKEEEEEKERGGGRKVEERERDEVPAPVPKRRNRWDQNQDVDAASKKAKTSSSDWDIPDSTPGIGRWDATPTPGRIGDATPSLSRRNRWDETPTPGRVADADATPSAGVTPAATPSGMTWDSTPKLAGLATPTPKRQRSRWDETPMSVGSATPMPGATPSGIYTPGVTPRGGGELATPTPGAFQAITPEQYNLMRWEKDIEERNRPLSDEELDSMFPQEGYKILDPPASYVPIRTPARKLLQTPTPLGTPLYQIPEENRGQQFDVPKEAAGGLPGMKPEDMQYFGPLLNEVDEETLSPDEQKERKIMKLLLKVKNGTPPQRKTALRQLTDKARDFGAGPLFGRILPLLMQPTLEDQERHLLVKVIDRVLYKLDELVRPFVHKILVVIEPLLIDEDYYARVEGREIISNLSKAAGLATMIAAMRPDIDNIDEYVRNTTARAFSVVASALGIPALLPFLKAVCQSKKSWQARHTGIKIVQQIAILIGCAVLPHLKSLVEIIEHGLVDENQKVRTITALSLAALAEASAPYGIESFDSVLKPLWKGIRSHRGKVLAAFLKAIGFIIPLMDAIYASYYTKEVMFILIREFQSPDEEMKKIVLKVVKQCVSTEGVEADYIRSDILPEFFKNFWVRRMALDRRNYRQLVETTVEIANKVGVADIVGRIVEDLKDESEPYRRMVMETIEKVVANLGASDIDARLEELLIDGILYAFQEQTSDDANVMLNGFGAVVNALGQRVKPYLPQICGTVKWRLNNKSAKVRQQAADLISRIAVVMKQCQEEQLMGHLGVVLYEYLGEEYPEVLGSILGALKAIVNVIGMTKMTPPIKDLLPRLTPILKNRHEKVQENCIDLVGRIADRGAEFVPAREWMRICFELLEMLKAHKKGIRRATVNTFGYIAKTIGPQDVLATLLNNLKVQERQNRVCTTVAIAIVAETCSPFTVLPALMNEYRVPELNVQNGVLKSLSFLFEYIGEMGKDYIYAVTPLLEDALMDRDLVHRQTAASAVKHMALGVAGLGCEDALVHLLNYVWPNIFETSPHVINAVMEAIEGMRVALGAAAILNYCLQGLFHPARKVREVYWKIYNSLYIGAQDALVAAYPVLEDEESNVFSRPELVMFV, from the coding sequence ATGGATCCTGAGATAGCTAAAACccaagaagagaggaagaagatggagaaacaaATCGCTTCTCTCTCAACAGTTACTTTTGATACTGAATTTTATGATAGTACTGGAAATCGATACGAAGGTTATGTAAGTTCAATTGCtgtaaatgaagaagaagaaactgtaGATCCCAGTTTATCTGATGTTCCTAGAAGATTAGCTTCTTATACTGCACCTCAATCATTAATGAAAGATATTGCAGGAAGTGCTGAAGAGCATAATAATAACAACAGCTTGGGGCCGAGAAAAATTATTGATAGAGAAGATGAGTATAGAAGGAGAAGATTGAACCAAGTACTCTCACCTGATCGAGTTGATGCTTTTGCATTGGGAGATGAAACTCCTGATCCATCTGTCAGGACTTATGCGGAAATTATGAGGGAACAATCTTTGAAAAGAGAGACAGAAGAGACTTTGAGAGAAATTggtaagaagaagaaggaagaagaagaggagaaggagAGAGGCGGTGGTAGGAAGGTTGAAGAGAGAGAGCGAGACGAGGTACCTGCTCCTGTACCCAAAAGAAGGAATAGGTGGGATCAAAATCAGGATGTTGATGCTGCTAGTAAGAAAGCCAAGACTTCTTCGTCTGATTGGGATATTCCAGATTCAACTCCAGGTATTGGAAGATGGGATGCAACACCTACTCCAGGGAGGATTGGAGATGCAACTCCTTCGCTATCTAGAAGGAATAGGTGGGATGAAACACCAACCCCTGGTCGGGTTGCTGATGCAGATGCTACTCCGTCCGCTGGTGTAACTCCTGCTGCTACTCCCTCTGGTATGACTTGGGATTCTACACCTAAACTTGCCGGTCTTGCTACTCCGACTCCCAAACGTCAAAGATCGAGATGGGACGAGACTCCTATGAGTGTGGGCAGTGCCACTCCAATGCCGGGTGCAACTCCATCTGGTATCTACACTCCAGGAGTTACACCTCGTGGAGGAGGTGAGCTGGCTACCCCAACTCCTGGGGCTTTTCAAGCAATCACACCTGAACAGTACAATTTGATGAGATGGGAGAAGGATATTGAAGAGAGAAATAGGCCATTAAGTGACGAGGAACTTGATTCAATGTTTCCACAAGAAGGATACAAAATTTTGGATCCTCCAGCATCTTACGTTCCGATTAGAACTCCAGCCAGGAAGCTTCTTCAAACTCCCACTCCGTTGGGCACCCCACTTTATCAAATCCCAGAAGAGAACCGTGGGCAGCAATTTGATGTTCCAAAAGAAGCAGCTGGAGGGTTGCCAGGGATGAAACCAGAGGATATGCAGTATTTTGGACCATTGCTgaatgaagttgatgaagaaacgTTGTCGCCTGATGAGCAGAAAGAGAGGAAGATCATGAAACTACTGCTAAAGGTCAAGAATGGAACACCCCCACAGAGGAAAACTGCATTGAGACAGTTGACTGATAAAGCGCGTGATTTTGGTGCTGGCCCACTCTTTGGCAGGATATTGCCATTACTTATGCAACCGACGTTGGAAGATCAAGAACGACATCTTCTAGTTAAGGTTATTGATAGGGTTTTGTACAAGTTGGATGAGCTTGTTAGACCTTTCGTTCACAAAATCCTTGTGGTGATTGAGCCTCTTCTGATCGATGAGGACTATTATGCTCGTGTTGAGGGAAGAGAAATTATTTCCAACCTGAGTAAAGCTGCTGGTTTGGCTACTATGATTGCTGCAATGAGGCCCGATATTGATAACATTGATGAGTACGTGAGGAACACAACTGCGAGGGCTTTCAGTGTTGTTGCTTCTGCTCTGGGGATTCCAGCGCTGCTTCCTTTCTTGAAAGCTGTCTGTCAGAGTAAGAAATCTTGGCAAGCTCGGCACACTGGTATCAAGATTGTTCAGCAGATTGCTATCTTAATTGGTTGTGCAGTACTTCCCCATTTGAAGTCTCTTGTGGAAATCATAGAACATGGTCTTGTGGATGAGAACCAGAAGGTCAGGACCATTACTGCACTGTCGTTGGCTGCCCTGGCTGAAGCTTCTGCTCCATATGGTATTGAAAGTTTTGATTCTGTCCTGAAGCCTTTGTGGAAGGGTATCAGATCACACAGGGGTAAGGTTTTGGCTGCCTTCTTGAAAGCAATTGGTTTTATCATTCCCCTCATGGATGCGATATATGCTAGTTACTATACCAAGGAAGTGATGTTCATATTGATCCGTGAGTTCCAGTCTCCTGATGAAGAAATGAAGAAAATTGTGCTCAAAGTCGTTAAGCAGTGTGTTAGTACAGAAGGTGTTGAAGCTGATTATATCAGAAGTGATATTCTTCCGGAGTTTTTCAAGAACTTTTGGGTGAGAAGAATGGCATTGGACCGTAGAAACTATAGGCAGCTAGTGGAAACCACTGTGGAGATCGCAAACAAGGTCGGTGTTGCCGATATAGTGGGAAGAATCGTTGAGGATCTTAAAGATGAGAGTGAACCTTACAGAAGAATGGTGATGGAAACTATTGAGAAGGTGGTTGCGAACTTGGGTGCATCTGATATCGATGCACGCTTGGAAGAACTTCTTATTGATGGTATACTGTACGCTTTCCAGGAGCAAACTAGTGACGATGCTAATGTTATGTTGAATGGATTTGGGGCTGTTGTGAATGCCCTGGGGCAGAGAGTGAAACCCTATCTTCCTCAGATATGTGGTACCGTTAAGTGGCGTTTGAACAACAAGAGTGCGAAGGTTAGACAACAAGCAGCAGATCTCATTTCTAGGATTGCTGTTGTGATGAAGCAATGCCAAGAAGAGCAGCTGATGGGTCATCTTGGTGTTGTTTTGTACGAGTACTTGGGAGAAGAGTACCCTGAAGTTCTGGGATCCATTTTAGGAGCTCTGAAGGCAATTGTGAATGTTATCGGAATGACAAAGATGACACCGCCAATCAAAGATCTGCTTCCTCGATTGACTCCTATTTTGAAGAATCGACATGAAAAAGTTCAAGAGAACTGCATTGATCTTGTCGGTAGGATTGCCGATCGTGGAGCTGAATTCGTTCCTGCGAGGGAGTGGATGAGAATATGTTTTGAGCTTCTTGAGATGCTAAAAGCCCACAAGAAAGGAATTCGAAGGGCTACTGTCAACACATTTGGATACATCGCGAAAACCATTGGACCCCAAGATGTCCTGGCAACATTGTTGAACAACCTCAAAGTGCAGGAGCGTCAGAACCGTGTATGCACAACTGTAGCTATTGCAATAGTTGCGGAAACTTGTTCTCCATTCACAGTTCTGCCAGCTCTTATGAATGAGTATCGTGTGCCAGAGCTGAATGTGCAAAATGGCGTCTTAAAATCACTTTCGTTCTTGTTCGAGTATATTGGCGAGATGGGGAAGGATTATATATATGCTGTGACTCCTCTTCTTGAAGATGCGTTAATGGATAGGGATCTGGTTCACAGGCAAACGGCGGCCTCCGCTGTAAAGCACATGGCTTTAGGCGTGGCAGGGTTAGGCTGTGAAGATGCTTTAGTTCATCTTCTGAATTATGTCTGGCCGAATATATTTGAGACTTCTCCCCATGTTATTAATGCTGTAATGGAAGCAATTGAAGGAATGAGGGTTGCCTTAGGGGCTGCTGCAATTTTGAATTACTGTTTGCAGGGACTTTTTCATCCAGCACGGAAGGTCAGGGAGGTGTATTGGAAGATTTATAACTCACTGTACATTGGAGCGCAGGATGCCCTTGTAGCTGCGTACCCGGTGTTGGAGGATGAGGAGAGCAATGTATTTAGCAGGCCGGAGTTGGTGATGTTTGTATGA